A section of the Serratia liquefaciens ATCC 27592 genome encodes:
- a CDS encoding GNAT family N-acetyltransferase — protein MMIRQFIKGDEIALFRVFFSAVHEVASRDYTTEQVNAWAPADTDPQLWAARMRDLHPFVVEIDKQIVGYADLQPDGYIDHFYVSGTCPRQGIGTLLMNRIHKEARLLGLKELTSDVSKTAEPFFMRQGFQVVERKSPVLRGIVLQNAFMRKNLDV, from the coding sequence ATGATGATTCGACAGTTCATCAAAGGCGATGAAATTGCGCTGTTTCGCGTTTTTTTCTCTGCGGTGCATGAGGTCGCATCACGCGACTACACCACTGAGCAGGTCAATGCCTGGGCTCCCGCCGATACTGATCCCCAGCTTTGGGCGGCTCGCATGAGAGATTTGCATCCCTTTGTCGTGGAGATTGATAAACAGATTGTCGGCTATGCCGATCTCCAGCCTGACGGCTATATCGACCATTTCTATGTATCCGGCACCTGTCCCCGACAAGGCATTGGGACCTTATTGATGAATCGAATCCATAAAGAGGCCAGACTGTTAGGGCTTAAAGAGCTGACCTCAGACGTCAGTAAAACCGCAGAACCCTTCTTTATGCGCCAGGGATTTCAGGTCGTTGAGCGGAAAAGTCCGGTCCTGCGCGGCATCGTGCTGCAAAATGCTTTCATGCGTAAAAATCTCGACGTTTAA
- a CDS encoding bifunctional diguanylate cyclase/phosphodiesterase — MSVLPERSDEKPPVDMANEIFNGLPNLIGMGNSLGGHFNKLWCEYTGLSSFDNPGACWLKALHPAEYPLIESLWQQAIATATSFVNEVRLRQYNGEYRWFLLSFGAKKKPDSEETDWYLSGTDIHDSVLEKQRITTTLAAQKNMLDASVDCIKVINNDGTLLHINRAGSVALGIDENQPQFGMPWLNLLQPEVRSRGKKALRKVLTGKNARFAGLSATPDGKLQHWDNILSPVFDNEDRIENILCVSRDVSSQRIAEKRLLIASQYDELTGLPNRRLFKKRLKQEMKRALSSNKSLGLILLDLDHFKLVNDTLGHAAGDHLLRVLSRRLTAYLNPNSFVSRLGGDEFAIVIGDVENEQDIYKIANTFLLQLESPITHGGKALHCGMSIGCALYPQDARDASELMKCADTALYELKDGGRGGVYMFNPQMMDKAKERAAQLNHARQIVRDNQIRPSYQPKVSLATGAIVGFEALLRWYCPHHGMKMPDTVVEAFNDYELATKISETMQMKVFADIATWIASGVEVLPVSLNAAPIEFLRDNYAETFLRRLQMFRIPHHLIELEVTEHAFNKHGSKYVLRALQMLKEMGIRIALDDFGTGHSSFTHLMDYPLDCIKLDRDFIRRMNNEPAILGIVESMGILGQKLSIDIIAEGIETELQRQTLRDSGYHLGQGFLFSQAVEATQVINMLRENVPSNT, encoded by the coding sequence ATGAGTGTTCTACCCGAGCGCAGTGATGAAAAACCGCCTGTGGATATGGCTAATGAAATTTTTAATGGTTTACCTAATCTCATTGGCATGGGTAATAGTCTCGGGGGACATTTCAATAAGCTTTGGTGTGAATATACCGGCCTCTCCTCATTTGATAACCCAGGCGCTTGCTGGTTGAAAGCCCTGCACCCTGCCGAATATCCTCTTATCGAATCGCTATGGCAGCAGGCGATTGCCACGGCGACCTCTTTCGTTAATGAAGTTCGCCTGCGACAGTACAACGGCGAGTACCGCTGGTTTTTACTGTCTTTCGGCGCGAAGAAAAAGCCTGATAGCGAGGAAACAGATTGGTATCTGAGCGGCACCGATATCCATGATTCCGTATTGGAAAAACAGCGAATTACCACCACGCTGGCCGCGCAGAAAAACATGCTTGATGCCAGCGTCGACTGCATCAAGGTCATCAATAATGACGGGACGCTGCTGCACATCAACAGAGCCGGCAGCGTCGCGCTGGGCATCGATGAGAACCAACCGCAATTTGGCATGCCCTGGCTGAATCTGCTGCAACCCGAAGTGCGCTCGCGCGGCAAAAAAGCGCTGCGTAAAGTGCTAACCGGTAAAAACGCCCGCTTCGCCGGCCTTAGCGCCACGCCTGACGGCAAGCTGCAGCACTGGGACAATATTCTCAGTCCGGTCTTCGATAACGAGGATCGAATAGAAAATATATTGTGCGTCTCGCGCGACGTTAGCTCTCAGCGAATAGCTGAAAAACGTTTGCTGATCGCCAGTCAGTATGACGAACTGACCGGTTTGCCCAACAGACGCTTATTCAAGAAAAGATTAAAGCAGGAAATGAAGCGAGCCCTGAGCAGCAATAAATCGCTCGGGTTGATTTTGCTGGACCTGGACCATTTTAAGCTGGTTAACGACACCCTAGGGCACGCCGCCGGCGATCATCTGCTGCGCGTGTTGTCCCGCCGGCTGACGGCTTATTTAAATCCGAACTCGTTCGTTTCCCGCCTGGGCGGCGATGAGTTTGCGATTGTGATCGGCGACGTCGAAAACGAGCAGGATATTTACAAAATCGCCAATACCTTTCTGTTGCAGCTTGAGTCACCCATTACCCATGGCGGCAAGGCGTTGCATTGCGGCATGAGTATCGGCTGCGCCCTCTATCCTCAGGATGCCCGCGACGCCTCGGAATTGATGAAATGCGCCGATACCGCGTTATACGAACTCAAGGACGGCGGCCGGGGCGGCGTGTACATGTTTAATCCACAGATGATGGATAAGGCCAAAGAGCGTGCGGCGCAGCTTAATCACGCACGGCAGATAGTTCGCGATAATCAAATCCGCCCCAGCTACCAACCCAAGGTCAGCCTGGCAACCGGTGCCATTGTGGGCTTTGAGGCGCTGCTGCGCTGGTATTGTCCGCATCATGGTATGAAGATGCCAGATACCGTCGTCGAAGCATTCAACGATTACGAACTGGCAACCAAGATCAGCGAAACCATGCAGATGAAGGTTTTTGCCGATATCGCCACTTGGATCGCGTCTGGCGTGGAGGTGTTGCCGGTGTCTTTGAACGCCGCACCTATCGAATTTTTACGTGATAACTACGCCGAAACTTTCCTGCGGCGTCTGCAAATGTTTCGCATCCCCCACCATCTTATCGAGCTGGAGGTCACTGAACATGCCTTCAACAAACATGGGTCGAAGTATGTGCTGCGAGCCTTGCAAATGCTTAAGGAAATGGGGATCAGGATCGCGCTTGATGACTTTGGCACCGGCCACTCCTCCTTTACGCACCTGATGGACTACCCTCTGGACTGCATCAAGTTGGATCGGGATTTCATCCGCCGCATGAATAACGAACCGGCGATTTTGGGCATCGTGGAAAGTATGGGAATTTTGGGGCAGAAATTATCCATTGATATTATTGCGGAAGGCATTGAAACCGAGCTGCAGCGGCAAACGCTGCGTGATTCCGGCTATCACCTGGGGCAAGGGTTTCTGTTCAGCCAGGCCGTCGAAGCGACCCAAGTCATCAATATGCTACGAGAAAACGTCCCTTCAAACACCTGA
- a CDS encoding glucose/quinate/shikimate family membrane-bound PQQ-dependent dehydrogenase, translating to MPESNARPGIKLKLWCCLLGIILTVVGLFFAIAGGKLVSLGGSSYFLIAGIVTLLSAVQFFRRKSSAVPLFLLVFVGTLVWSVVDAGFDFWPLVSRLMVPAGLMLLAFLSWPALRKPEGKTPLAKLSYLLSAVLAVGMVGTFVQMFQPHPTVAFSGEPLPLIPVDKSKQQKDWDNYGNTPGGSRFVALDQITRDNVKDLKVAWTFHTGDTPLSPDGNGAEDQQTPLQIGNRIFLCTPHNNVIAVDADSGKEIWKREINAKSQVWNRCRGLAYFDVAKPLQQPTVPGSTPATPVTLAAGDSCQRRILMNTIDARLVAINADNGEFCQNFGNQGVVDLKVGLGDAADPKYQLTSAPTLAGTTVVVGGRVADNVQTDMPGGVLRGFDVITGAMRWAFDPGNQDPNSALKPGQTFVRSTPNSWAPMSYDPAMNTVFLPMGSSSVDLWGANRNALDHKYGASILALDATTGKEKWVYQTVHNDLWDFDLPMQPSLIDFPMKDGTTKPALVIGAKTGQIFVLDRHTGKPLTEVKELPVKTRTIPGEQYSATQPFSVGMPQIGAEKLTESDMWGATPFDQLMCRISFKSMRYDGLFTAPDTDISLSFPGSLGGMNWGGLSTDPNNHYIFANDMRLGLWVQMIPQKTDANTPASNGGESVNAGMGAVPLKGTPYGVNKNRFMSPLGIPCQKPPFGTLSAIDLKTQKVVWQVPAGTVQDTGPFGIKMRAPMPVGMPTLGGTLATQGGLVFIAGTQDYYLRAFDSSTGKEVWKARLPVGSGGTPMSYVSPTTGKQYIVISAGGARQSPDRGDYVIAYALDK from the coding sequence ATGCCTGAATCAAATGCCCGTCCGGGTATAAAACTTAAACTATGGTGTTGTTTATTAGGGATAATCCTTACCGTTGTCGGCTTATTCTTCGCCATTGCTGGCGGTAAGCTGGTTTCGCTGGGGGGCAGCAGCTACTTTCTGATTGCCGGTATCGTAACTCTGCTTTCCGCCGTGCAATTCTTCCGTCGCAAATCTTCGGCCGTGCCGCTATTCCTGCTGGTGTTTGTCGGCACGCTGGTTTGGTCGGTGGTTGATGCCGGTTTCGATTTCTGGCCATTGGTTTCGCGGCTGATGGTCCCTGCCGGTTTGATGCTGTTGGCCTTCCTGAGCTGGCCGGCACTGCGTAAGCCAGAAGGCAAAACGCCGTTGGCAAAATTGTCTTACCTGCTAAGTGCGGTATTGGCCGTTGGCATGGTCGGCACCTTTGTGCAGATGTTCCAGCCACACCCTACCGTGGCTTTCAGCGGTGAGCCGTTGCCGCTGATCCCGGTGGACAAAAGCAAACAACAAAAAGATTGGGATAACTACGGCAATACCCCGGGTGGCAGCCGCTTCGTGGCGCTGGACCAAATCACTCGCGACAACGTGAAAGACCTGAAGGTCGCCTGGACCTTCCACACCGGCGATACTCCGTTGAGTCCGGATGGCAACGGCGCTGAAGATCAGCAAACGCCGTTGCAAATCGGCAACCGTATCTTCCTGTGTACGCCGCATAACAACGTGATTGCCGTCGATGCCGACAGCGGTAAAGAGATCTGGAAACGTGAAATCAACGCGAAATCCCAAGTCTGGAACCGTTGCCGCGGCCTGGCCTACTTTGATGTTGCCAAGCCCCTGCAACAACCGACCGTACCCGGCTCTACGCCCGCTACACCGGTCACCCTGGCTGCGGGCGACAGTTGCCAGCGCCGTATTCTGATGAATACCATCGATGCGCGCCTGGTGGCAATCAACGCCGATAACGGTGAATTCTGTCAGAACTTTGGCAACCAGGGCGTGGTTGATCTGAAAGTCGGTCTGGGCGATGCGGCCGATCCAAAATATCAGCTGACTTCCGCACCCACGCTGGCGGGCACCACCGTTGTCGTCGGCGGCCGCGTAGCCGATAACGTACAAACGGATATGCCTGGCGGCGTGCTGCGTGGTTTCGACGTGATCACCGGCGCGATGCGATGGGCGTTCGACCCGGGTAATCAGGATCCAAACTCGGCCTTAAAACCCGGCCAGACCTTTGTACGCAGCACCCCAAATTCCTGGGCACCGATGTCCTATGACCCGGCGATGAACACCGTGTTCCTGCCAATGGGCAGCTCCTCGGTGGATCTGTGGGGCGCTAACCGTAACGCGTTGGATCACAAATACGGCGCTTCCATCCTGGCGTTGGACGCCACCACCGGTAAAGAGAAATGGGTTTATCAGACCGTTCATAACGACCTGTGGGATTTCGACCTGCCGATGCAGCCTAGCCTGATCGACTTCCCAATGAAGGACGGTACCACCAAACCGGCCCTGGTCATTGGTGCCAAAACCGGTCAGATCTTCGTGTTGGATCGCCATACCGGGAAGCCTTTGACCGAAGTGAAAGAGCTGCCGGTGAAAACCCGCACCATTCCCGGTGAGCAATACTCCGCCACTCAACCTTTCTCTGTCGGCATGCCACAAATTGGCGCTGAAAAACTGACTGAGTCCGACATGTGGGGCGCTACGCCGTTTGATCAGCTGATGTGTCGCATCAGCTTTAAATCCATGCGCTATGACGGCCTGTTTACCGCACCGGACACCGATATTTCACTCAGCTTCCCAGGCTCTCTGGGCGGCATGAACTGGGGTGGCTTGTCGACCGATCCGAATAATCATTACATCTTCGCCAACGACATGCGTTTGGGCCTGTGGGTACAGATGATCCCGCAAAAAACCGATGCCAATACCCCGGCCAGCAATGGCGGTGAATCGGTCAATGCCGGTATGGGTGCGGTGCCGTTAAAAGGCACGCCTTACGGCGTGAACAAAAATCGTTTCATGTCACCTCTGGGCATTCCTTGCCAGAAACCACCGTTTGGTACCCTGTCGGCGATCGATCTGAAAACGCAGAAAGTGGTGTGGCAAGTGCCGGCCGGTACGGTTCAGGATACCGGGCCTTTCGGTATCAAAATGCGTGCACCAATGCCGGTGGGCATGCCGACGCTCGGCGGCACTCTGGCGACTCAGGGCGGCCTGGTATTCATTGCCGGCACTCAGGATTACTACCTGCGGGCCTTTGACTCCTCCACCGGTAAAGAAGTGTGGAAAGCGCGCTTGCCTGTCGGCAGCGGCGGCACGCCAATGAGTTATGTTTCACCGACAACCGGCAAGCAGTACATCGTGATTTCCGCCGGTGGCGCTCGTCAGTCGCCGGACCGTGGCGATTACGTCATTGCCTATGCACTTGATAAATAA
- a CDS encoding LysR family transcriptional regulator: MDFNATKMFVSVVQAGSLSAAADKTHVPLPTLSRRIRELERELDVQLLERSPRGIKLTEAGSRLYEHASRGVEALNEAQQAVMNDETRLKGRLRLSMPPNFEPWWDLLGAFQQRFPEISVSVFSTERRIDLVQDGIDVSLRVGTIVHESMVARQMLKYRHLLVAAPSLLTQFGQPASVEDLHRYPCASWAADSSARGLWRLGHQVFEPKAVLVANDYALLRSRAVAGQAVTELPPFMANKEIAAGRLCAVLPSHPLPEQTLSLLYPSQRHPSRLVRAYLDFCQEQLTTYLSANVE; this comes from the coding sequence ATGGACTTCAACGCAACCAAAATGTTTGTCTCAGTCGTACAAGCAGGCAGTCTTTCGGCCGCCGCCGACAAGACCCATGTGCCGCTCCCTACCCTGAGCCGGCGCATACGTGAGCTGGAGCGCGAACTTGACGTGCAGTTGCTGGAGCGTTCACCGCGCGGTATCAAGCTGACTGAAGCCGGCAGCCGTTTATATGAACATGCCAGCCGCGGGGTGGAAGCCCTGAATGAAGCTCAGCAGGCCGTGATGAATGATGAAACCCGGCTTAAAGGCCGCCTGCGTCTGTCGATGCCCCCCAACTTTGAGCCCTGGTGGGACTTGCTGGGGGCTTTCCAACAACGGTTTCCCGAAATCAGCGTTAGCGTATTTTCAACGGAACGGCGGATCGATCTGGTACAGGATGGCATTGACGTTTCGCTCCGCGTCGGCACCATCGTGCATGAGTCTATGGTGGCACGGCAAATGCTGAAGTATCGGCATCTGCTGGTCGCTGCGCCGTCATTACTGACGCAGTTTGGCCAACCTGCCAGCGTGGAGGATTTGCATCGTTACCCTTGTGCGAGCTGGGCGGCGGACTCCAGCGCCCGTGGTCTCTGGCGGCTGGGCCATCAGGTGTTTGAGCCGAAGGCGGTACTGGTGGCGAACGATTACGCACTTTTACGCAGCAGAGCCGTCGCGGGTCAGGCGGTCACTGAGTTACCGCCCTTTATGGCGAACAAGGAGATCGCCGCCGGCCGTTTGTGCGCAGTATTACCCTCTCACCCGTTGCCAGAACAAACGCTTAGCTTGCTCTATCCATCACAACGACATCCCTCGCGACTGGTGCGGGCGTATCTCGATTTCTGTCAGGAACAGCTGACAACCTACCTTAGTGCGAATGTTGAATAA
- a CDS encoding zinc-binding dehydrogenase: protein MKAYVIEQVGGPDVLQLRDIPSVAPKADEVRIRVRAFGLNRAEIYRRAGKMGPIAGQVVPGIEAVGEVIEDASGLFRPGQHVATAMGGLQFTRNGSYAEEVTVLRSNVIDLDGISLSWEELAALPESYLTVWGALGRLIDNVPGQTVLVRGATSSVGQAAVAYAKARGQRVIATTRSASNAARLTAIGADAVVIDTGEIAEQIRGVAPEGVDVALEVVGAGTVRDSLNALKPFGTAVVIGLLGGAPVLDNLHLMNDLPNATRLTFFGSGLLGTPALPLADSPLKWIAQQVADQTMPSLRVKTFDFDDVANAHRMIENDRAQGKLVVRV from the coding sequence ATGAAAGCTTATGTGATTGAACAAGTTGGCGGCCCGGACGTTTTGCAACTGCGCGATATTCCTTCTGTCGCGCCAAAGGCGGATGAAGTTCGCATTCGGGTACGGGCGTTTGGTCTTAACCGCGCCGAAATTTACCGCCGTGCCGGTAAAATGGGCCCGATCGCCGGACAGGTTGTGCCTGGGATTGAAGCCGTAGGCGAAGTGATTGAGGATGCTTCAGGACTGTTTCGCCCCGGGCAGCATGTGGCCACCGCCATGGGGGGATTGCAGTTCACCCGCAACGGCAGCTACGCCGAGGAGGTCACGGTGTTACGCAGCAACGTCATCGATTTGGACGGCATCAGCCTTTCATGGGAAGAACTTGCCGCGCTGCCGGAGAGCTATCTTACCGTATGGGGGGCTCTGGGCCGCTTAATTGACAACGTACCGGGGCAGACGGTGCTGGTGCGCGGCGCGACCTCTTCGGTGGGTCAGGCTGCCGTGGCCTATGCCAAGGCGCGTGGACAGCGGGTTATCGCCACCACCCGATCGGCCAGTAACGCAGCCCGGCTGACCGCTATTGGCGCTGATGCGGTGGTGATTGATACCGGTGAAATTGCAGAACAAATACGGGGTGTAGCGCCGGAAGGCGTAGATGTAGCCCTTGAGGTGGTTGGCGCCGGCACGGTGCGCGATAGCCTCAATGCGCTCAAACCTTTTGGTACCGCAGTGGTAATAGGCCTGCTGGGCGGGGCACCGGTGTTGGATAATCTGCATCTGATGAACGATCTTCCCAATGCAACACGCTTGACCTTCTTTGGCAGTGGGTTGCTTGGCACCCCAGCGCTGCCTTTGGCCGACTCGCCGCTGAAGTGGATTGCTCAACAGGTAGCGGACCAGACCATGCCGTCGCTGCGGGTGAAAACCTTCGACTTTGACGATGTCGCCAACGCTCACCGCATGATCGAGAATGACCGTGCTCAGGGCAAACTGGTGGTTCGCGTCTGA
- a CDS encoding endonuclease/exonuclease/phosphatase family protein: MKKTVIFTMMALGSLIANAQASDKLAGNEILAVQKGGVPDKVYTQDKPHLKIATYNIGKNEASSAVSDFTALNSAIKRIDADIIAIQEVDNKTQRSQKLDQLKKIADANKMHYAFGKALDFDDGEYGVGLLSKYKILHSQVVKLPSGDAEQRVTLLAQVEVPGFDSAPIIMVTHLDWQKDPAIRTEQARYLLDLSIGDAASDFKDMASSIKILAGDFNSTQDEQPLKEIRYFFNEVAKDGADTRSWPAVNPAIDIDHIFTFKGQKWNVKNLDIPHNSPEFTWSTASDHLPVIAELELSEQ; this comes from the coding sequence ATGAAAAAAACAGTTATATTCACCATGATGGCGCTGGGCAGCCTTATCGCCAACGCGCAGGCGAGCGACAAACTAGCTGGTAATGAAATACTTGCCGTTCAAAAAGGCGGCGTGCCAGACAAGGTTTACACGCAGGATAAACCGCATTTGAAGATAGCCACCTATAACATCGGTAAAAATGAAGCCTCCTCTGCCGTCTCCGATTTCACCGCACTTAATTCGGCCATTAAAAGAATAGATGCGGATATCATCGCCATCCAGGAAGTGGACAATAAGACCCAGCGCAGTCAAAAACTCGATCAGCTTAAAAAAATCGCTGATGCCAATAAAATGCATTATGCCTTTGGCAAAGCGCTTGATTTCGATGACGGCGAGTATGGGGTAGGACTGCTTTCCAAATATAAAATTCTACATTCACAGGTGGTGAAATTACCCTCGGGTGATGCCGAACAGCGCGTCACATTACTGGCGCAGGTTGAGGTTCCCGGATTTGATTCAGCGCCAATCATCATGGTCACCCATCTCGACTGGCAAAAAGATCCGGCAATACGCACTGAACAAGCACGCTACCTGTTGGATTTGAGTATTGGCGATGCCGCATCTGATTTCAAAGATATGGCTTCCTCGATTAAGATCCTCGCCGGCGATTTCAACTCGACTCAAGATGAACAGCCATTGAAAGAAATACGCTATTTTTTCAATGAAGTTGCGAAAGATGGAGCCGATACTCGCAGTTGGCCAGCGGTTAATCCCGCTATTGATATAGACCATATCTTCACATTTAAGGGGCAAAAGTGGAACGTGAAGAATCTGGATATCCCACATAATTCGCCTGAATTTACCTGGTCAACGGCAAGCGATCACCTGCCGGTTATTGCCGAGCTTGAGCTTTCAGAACAGTAA
- a CDS encoding LysR family transcriptional regulator yields the protein MSEPDLNLLIALDALLTLGSVAEAARRLNLSASAMSRTLGRLRAVTGDPLLVRAGRNMVLTPYAEEIRERTQNTVFEARSILRPSVSELSLSTLERTFTLRANEGFVEAFGAALISAVATAAPLVRLCFAPKPEKSSRHLREGRVDLEIGVLGDMGPEIRLQALFRDRFVAVVRKGHPLEQKADITARAYADCGHVVASRRGLVTGPVDQGLAELGLERKIAAVVPSFPAALAVAQASDLVALVPASFLINQPLGTALYMFELPVKTQSITVSQMWHPRLEADAAHRWLRQWVLKVVQQRFATLNT from the coding sequence ATGTCAGAACCCGATCTCAATTTACTGATTGCGCTCGATGCGTTGCTTACGCTCGGCAGCGTGGCCGAAGCTGCACGCCGCCTAAACCTCAGCGCTTCGGCCATGAGCCGCACGCTTGGCCGCCTGCGGGCAGTCACCGGAGATCCTTTACTGGTAAGGGCCGGCCGCAATATGGTGCTCACTCCCTATGCCGAAGAGATTCGTGAGCGTACGCAAAACACCGTATTTGAGGCACGTTCGATACTGCGCCCTTCGGTATCAGAACTGAGTTTATCAACGTTGGAACGAACATTTACCCTGCGCGCCAACGAGGGATTTGTCGAAGCATTCGGCGCCGCACTGATCTCCGCCGTGGCAACGGCAGCCCCGTTGGTGAGACTCTGTTTTGCGCCCAAACCGGAAAAAAGCTCCCGGCATTTGCGTGAGGGACGGGTTGATTTGGAGATCGGCGTTTTGGGGGATATGGGGCCGGAAATTCGCTTGCAGGCGCTGTTCCGCGACCGATTTGTCGCGGTGGTCAGAAAGGGCCATCCGTTGGAGCAGAAAGCCGACATCACCGCGCGAGCCTATGCTGACTGTGGCCATGTGGTCGCATCACGCCGTGGGCTGGTCACCGGCCCGGTAGATCAGGGATTGGCTGAATTGGGGTTGGAACGAAAAATAGCCGCCGTGGTGCCGAGTTTTCCCGCCGCGCTGGCGGTGGCTCAGGCGTCCGATCTGGTGGCATTGGTCCCTGCTTCTTTCCTGATCAATCAACCGCTGGGCACTGCGCTTTATATGTTTGAACTGCCGGTAAAAACCCAAAGCATCACCGTTTCGCAGATGTGGCACCCGCGTTTGGAGGCCGATGCTGCTCATCGTTGGCTGCGGCAATGGGTGTTGAAGGTGGTTCAACAACGCTTTGCCACGCTAAATACCTGA
- a CDS encoding LysR family transcriptional regulator — translation MLKENFNELQIFLVVAREKSFTKAAAKLGVSQSALSHAVKALEQRLNTRLLTRTTRSVAPTEVGEKLIACLEPRLAELEHELVILLQPNGTASGNIRLSAGEHAARCLLWPKLKPFLREYPEINIELVVDNGFVDIVEGRFDAGIRLGESVDKDMIAVKIGPDMRMVVVGAPSYFAEHGIPQTPHELQQHRCINMRLPTAGGLYHWEFEKDGKPLRVKVEGQLTFNLLAERIDAASSGFGIACVPEDMIQNAVKSGGLIQILDEWCPTFPGYYLYYPSRRQHPPAFALLIDALRH, via the coding sequence ATGCTGAAAGAAAACTTCAATGAGCTGCAAATTTTCCTGGTGGTTGCCAGAGAGAAAAGCTTTACCAAAGCGGCGGCTAAGCTGGGGGTTTCTCAATCTGCATTGAGTCATGCGGTGAAGGCATTAGAACAACGTTTAAATACGCGTCTTCTGACCCGAACCACCCGCAGCGTCGCCCCAACGGAGGTTGGGGAGAAGTTAATCGCCTGTCTCGAGCCACGGCTTGCCGAGCTTGAGCATGAACTTGTAATCCTGCTCCAACCAAATGGCACCGCTTCGGGCAATATCAGACTTTCCGCCGGGGAGCATGCCGCGCGGTGCCTGCTGTGGCCGAAGCTAAAACCTTTTCTCCGGGAATACCCTGAAATCAATATCGAACTGGTGGTGGATAATGGCTTCGTTGACATCGTGGAAGGGCGTTTCGATGCAGGTATTCGCCTTGGGGAAAGCGTAGATAAGGACATGATTGCCGTAAAAATCGGACCGGACATGCGAATGGTGGTTGTGGGGGCGCCGAGTTACTTTGCCGAGCACGGGATCCCGCAGACGCCCCACGAGTTGCAGCAACATCGTTGCATCAACATGCGGCTTCCTACCGCCGGCGGTTTATACCACTGGGAGTTTGAGAAAGACGGTAAGCCGCTGCGTGTGAAAGTGGAAGGGCAACTGACATTTAATCTGTTGGCAGAGAGGATCGACGCGGCATCGTCAGGGTTTGGTATCGCCTGCGTACCTGAAGATATGATCCAAAACGCAGTCAAATCAGGGGGGCTTATCCAGATCCTGGATGAATGGTGTCCGACATTTCCCGGTTACTACCTCTATTATCCCAGCCGGAGGCAACATCCCCCGGCGTTTGCCTTGTTGATCGATGCGCTGCGCCATTAA